The Agrobacterium vitis genome has a segment encoding these proteins:
- a CDS encoding GNAT family N-acetyltransferase gives MDQDNRMVIRPSRDADVEAMLAIYRRHIRRGLDEGVDDSDTPEPDDLRERRKNLKSKRFPHIVATIDGTVVGYAYVVLFRKRPAYRYTVKHSIYVHHDHIGKRVGSQLLRGLIDACAAAGFRQIIGYIDADNVASLALHDRFNFVRVGLLPAVAYRYGRWADSVMVQRSLGTGATTPPPPPPLSTR, from the coding sequence ATGGACCAGGACAACCGGATGGTCATCCGGCCGTCGCGCGACGCAGACGTGGAAGCGATGCTAGCGATTTATCGACGGCATATCCGCCGCGGCCTCGATGAGGGCGTGGACGACAGCGACACCCCCGAACCGGACGACCTGCGGGAGCGGCGCAAGAACCTCAAGAGCAAACGCTTTCCCCATATTGTCGCAACCATCGACGGCACGGTCGTGGGCTACGCCTATGTGGTTCTGTTTCGCAAGCGACCGGCCTATCGCTATACGGTCAAACACTCGATCTATGTGCATCACGACCATATCGGCAAGCGGGTCGGAAGCCAGTTGCTGCGCGGTCTGATTGACGCCTGTGCTGCAGCGGGATTCCGGCAGATCATCGGCTACATCGACGCCGACAATGTGGCTTCGCTTGCCCTGCACGATCGTTTCAACTTCGTGCGAGTCGGCCTGTTGCCGGCCGTCGCATATCGCTACGGCCGCTGGGCGGACAGCGTCATGGTGCAACGTTCGCTGGGGACAGGTGCAACCACGCCACCTCCCCCGCCGCCGTTATCCACACGCTGA
- a CDS encoding Orn/Lys/Arg family decarboxylase — MDYFRRFNFLFATPSFDSEDLEGVRYKQIIQEIERSGFEVVRARNLDDAEIVVQTDAAIGCMMVDWGKKGLEGKTSHLINLMRRRGLDFPIILLIRGKRFEDVPVEVLDFIDGYVFLSEETPAFIAKNLISRLKQYAETLKTPFFGALVDYAEEGNHLWTCPGHNGGVFYSRSPIGRVFMEHLGEAVFRDDLDNSVLDLGDLLTHEGPALAAQKEAAKIFGAEKTYFVLNGTSTSNKVALSALVTDGDLVLFDRNNHKAAHHGALMISGGIPIYLPTTRNAHGLIGPIDYASLDETALRARIRANPLVKDPDAWQKPRPFRVAVVEQCTYDGTIHNAEMILKSIGHLCDYILFDEAWAGFMKFHPLYAGRFAMGLANLGPDSPGIIATQSTHKQLASFSQASQIHMKDRHITGQKRRVEHRRFNESFMQHASTSPFYPLFASLDVGAQMMKGRSGEVLWDDTIRLGIELRKKMRAVRREFEDKEPRAERRWFFEPFVPDRVLIPDVASPGASHDVPWESIATDQLATNPAFWHLTPDASWHGFSGMEQGFAMTDPNKLTVLTPGFDRKTGLYAEHGIPAPIVAQYLRENRIVAEKNDLNSLLFLLTPGVEASKAGTLISGLVAFKKLHDDNALLEEVIPEFYRRRPGRYAGVRLRDLCGDLHRFFRDANVSALQAKQFSAAHLPPMAMSPHDAARSLVRNDVDYLPIDEITGRIATTPFVVYPPGIATIVPGERLTDLAQPMIDYLKMFESCFNTFPGFEVEIQGVYRETDAAGRVRLYTYVVAE; from the coding sequence ATGGATTATTTCAGACGCTTCAACTTCTTGTTCGCCACACCCTCGTTCGACAGCGAGGATTTGGAGGGCGTTCGTTACAAACAGATCATTCAAGAGATCGAGCGTTCCGGTTTTGAAGTGGTGCGTGCCCGCAATCTGGACGACGCAGAGATCGTTGTTCAGACTGATGCCGCCATCGGCTGTATGATGGTCGATTGGGGAAAAAAGGGGCTTGAAGGCAAGACCTCTCACCTCATAAACTTGATGCGCCGCCGCGGGCTGGATTTCCCCATCATCCTCCTGATCCGTGGAAAGCGTTTCGAGGACGTGCCGGTCGAGGTGCTCGACTTCATTGATGGTTACGTTTTCCTGTCGGAGGAAACGCCCGCTTTCATCGCGAAGAACCTCATCAGCCGTCTGAAGCAATATGCGGAAACGCTGAAAACGCCGTTCTTCGGCGCGCTCGTGGATTACGCAGAGGAAGGCAACCATCTCTGGACTTGTCCCGGGCACAATGGCGGCGTGTTCTACAGCCGCAGCCCGATCGGTCGCGTGTTCATGGAGCATCTCGGCGAAGCGGTCTTCCGCGACGACCTCGACAATTCCGTGCTCGACCTCGGCGACCTCCTCACTCATGAGGGGCCGGCGCTTGCGGCACAGAAGGAAGCGGCAAAGATCTTCGGCGCCGAGAAGACCTATTTCGTGTTGAACGGAACATCTACCTCCAACAAGGTCGCGCTTTCCGCCCTTGTCACAGATGGCGACCTCGTGCTGTTCGACCGCAACAATCACAAGGCCGCGCACCATGGGGCCCTGATGATATCGGGTGGCATTCCCATCTACCTCCCGACCACCCGCAACGCGCATGGTCTCATCGGCCCGATCGACTACGCGTCGCTGGACGAGACCGCGCTGCGCGCGCGCATTCGCGCCAATCCCCTGGTGAAGGATCCTGACGCCTGGCAGAAGCCGCGGCCATTCCGTGTTGCCGTCGTCGAGCAGTGCACCTATGACGGCACGATCCACAATGCCGAGATGATCCTGAAATCGATCGGTCATCTCTGTGACTATATCCTCTTCGACGAGGCCTGGGCCGGCTTCATGAAGTTTCACCCGCTTTATGCGGGGCGATTCGCCATGGGGCTCGCTAATCTCGGCCCGGATTCCCCCGGCATCATCGCCACCCAGTCCACGCACAAGCAGCTCGCCAGCTTTTCGCAGGCGTCGCAGATCCACATGAAGGATCGCCATATTACCGGCCAGAAGCGGCGCGTAGAGCACCGGCGCTTCAATGAGAGCTTCATGCAGCATGCCTCCACTTCGCCCTTCTATCCCCTGTTCGCCTCGCTCGATGTCGGCGCGCAGATGATGAAGGGTCGTTCCGGCGAGGTGCTGTGGGACGATACGATCCGCCTCGGGATCGAACTCAGAAAAAAGATGCGCGCCGTGCGCAGGGAATTCGAGGACAAGGAGCCGCGTGCAGAGCGCCGTTGGTTCTTCGAGCCCTTCGTGCCGGATCGCGTCTTGATCCCTGATGTTGCAAGCCCCGGCGCCTCGCACGACGTGCCATGGGAGAGCATTGCCACCGACCAGCTGGCGACAAACCCGGCTTTCTGGCACCTCACCCCCGATGCATCCTGGCATGGGTTCAGCGGCATGGAACAGGGGTTCGCCATGACGGATCCCAACAAGTTGACGGTGCTGACGCCGGGCTTCGACCGCAAGACCGGTCTCTATGCCGAACATGGCATTCCTGCCCCGATCGTAGCGCAATATCTTCGCGAAAACCGCATTGTTGCCGAGAAGAACGACCTCAACTCCTTGCTCTTCCTGCTGACGCCTGGGGTCGAGGCAAGCAAGGCCGGCACCCTGATAAGCGGCCTCGTGGCCTTCAAGAAGCTGCATGACGACAATGCATTGCTGGAAGAAGTGATCCCGGAATTCTACCGTCGGCGCCCGGGCCGCTATGCCGGCGTGCGCCTGCGCGATCTCTGCGGCGATCTGCACCGCTTCTTTCGGGATGCCAACGTCAGCGCGTTGCAGGCAAAGCAGTTTTCTGCTGCGCACCTACCACCAATGGCGATGTCTCCGCATGACGCGGCACGCAGCTTGGTGCGCAACGACGTCGATTACCTGCCGATCGACGAGATTACTGGACGCATCGCGACAACCCCCTTCGTGGTCTATCCGCCGGGCATCGCCACCATCGTTCCGGGTGAGCGGCTCACCGATCTGGCGCAGCCGATGATCGACTATCTCAAGATGTTCGAATCCTGCTTCAACACCTTCCCCGGGTTCGAAGTGGAAATCCAGGGCGTCTATCGCGAAACGGATGCCGCCGGGCGCGTGCGGCTCTATACCTACGTCGTTGCGGAGTAG
- a CDS encoding 3'-5' exonuclease, translating into MSEEEMVRHLSETGRYRILTKLMPREVVPFPRPEFPLKGIILDTETTGLNWRKDEIIEIGLIVFTFDSNGNIGDVTEVYGGLQQPSMSIPADITTLTGITDEVVAGQSIDMEVVQALIEPADLVIAHNAGFDRPFCEMLSPMFAGKAWACSNAEIDWSSRGYEGTKLGYLIGQAGFFHEGHRAVDDCFALLEVLARDNDGTASTAFAELYQASQRSRVRILAENSPFDMKDHLKARGYRWSDGSDGRPKSWWVEVDEQALDEELSYLRTEIYCYPEADPPIKRLTAFDRFRA; encoded by the coding sequence ATGAGTGAAGAGGAGATGGTTCGCCATTTGTCGGAGACGGGCCGCTACCGCATCCTCACAAAACTTATGCCGCGGGAGGTCGTACCGTTCCCACGCCCGGAATTCCCGCTCAAAGGCATCATCCTCGACACCGAGACCACGGGCTTGAATTGGCGCAAGGATGAGATCATCGAGATCGGGCTGATCGTGTTCACTTTCGATTCCAATGGAAACATCGGTGACGTGACCGAGGTCTATGGCGGGCTTCAGCAGCCAAGCATGTCTATTCCCGCTGACATCACGACGCTCACCGGCATCACCGACGAGGTGGTCGCCGGTCAATCGATCGATATGGAGGTCGTCCAGGCCCTGATCGAACCCGCGGATTTGGTGATCGCCCACAATGCCGGTTTTGACCGTCCATTCTGCGAGATGTTGTCTCCGATGTTTGCGGGCAAGGCCTGGGCCTGCTCGAATGCTGAGATCGATTGGTCGTCACGGGGATATGAAGGCACCAAGCTTGGCTATCTCATCGGGCAGGCGGGTTTCTTCCACGAGGGCCATCGTGCGGTTGACGATTGTTTCGCGCTCCTGGAGGTTCTCGCAAGGGACAATGATGGAACGGCCTCCACCGCTTTTGCTGAACTTTATCAAGCAAGCCAGCGATCGCGTGTCCGGATCCTTGCCGAGAATAGCCCCTTTGACATGAAGGACCACCTGAAAGCGAGAGGCTATCGTTGGTCTGACGGAAGCGACGGCCGTCCGAAATCCTGGTGGGTCGAAGTCGATGAACAGGCGCTAGACGAGGAACTCTCATATCTGCGAACCGAAATCTACTGCTATCCCGAGGCAGATCCACCGATCAAACGCCTGACTGCCTTCGACCGTTTTAGGGCTTGA
- a CDS encoding DUF1127 domain-containing protein gives MNVARTFNNWRKYRQTVTELGRMSTRELQDLGINRADINSVARQSVAR, from the coding sequence ATGAACGTAGCACGCACTTTCAACAATTGGCGCAAGTATCGTCAGACCGTTACCGAACTGGGTCGCATGAGCACACGTGAGCTGCAGGATCTGGGCATCAATCGCGCTGACATCAACAGCGTTGCCCGCCAGTCGGTTGCTCGCTAA
- the dinB gene encoding DNA polymerase IV, with product MSPDRSNGVSVRKIIHVDMDAFYASVEQRDNPQLRGKPVAVGGSAARGVVAAASYEARAFGVHSAMPSMTAKRKCPDLIFVPPRFDVYRQVSHQIREIFAEYTALIEPLSLDEAYLDVTENLKGMEIATEIALEIRAKIKAATGLNASAGISYNKFLAKMASDLNKPNGQAVITPKNGPGFVEALPVKKFHGVGPATAERMQRHGIETGLDLKSKSLQFLQTHFGKSGSYFYGIARGIDDRQVRADRIRKSVGAEDTFVEDIDDLDPARAELRPLAEKVWRYCEAHDIKGKTVTVKIKYSDFSQATRSRTVAGYVSDIDMILGIAEPLLTSVFPFKHPVRLLGITLSSLNTEESEQTPQLALEL from the coding sequence ATGAGCCCAGATCGTTCGAACGGCGTCTCTGTGCGCAAGATCATCCATGTCGATATGGACGCCTTTTATGCCTCTGTTGAACAGCGCGACAATCCGCAGCTGCGCGGCAAGCCCGTCGCCGTTGGCGGGTCCGCGGCCCGTGGCGTGGTGGCGGCCGCAAGTTATGAGGCACGCGCCTTTGGCGTCCACTCGGCGATGCCCTCCATGACCGCCAAGCGCAAGTGCCCGGATTTGATCTTCGTACCACCCCGCTTTGACGTCTACCGGCAGGTCTCTCACCAGATACGCGAGATCTTCGCCGAATACACGGCGTTGATCGAGCCGCTGTCATTGGACGAAGCCTATCTCGATGTCACAGAAAATCTGAAGGGCATGGAGATCGCCACCGAGATCGCGCTGGAAATCCGGGCAAAGATCAAGGCAGCCACAGGTCTCAACGCCTCAGCCGGCATTTCCTACAACAAGTTTCTGGCAAAGATGGCGAGCGACCTGAATAAGCCGAATGGCCAGGCTGTCATCACGCCAAAAAACGGGCCAGGGTTTGTCGAGGCCCTCCCCGTCAAGAAATTCCATGGCGTGGGGCCCGCCACGGCCGAGCGCATGCAACGCCATGGGATCGAAACCGGGCTCGATCTGAAATCGAAGTCGCTTCAGTTTCTTCAGACGCATTTCGGCAAGTCCGGATCTTACTTCTATGGCATCGCGCGGGGCATCGACGACCGGCAGGTCAGAGCAGATCGCATCCGCAAATCTGTTGGTGCTGAGGATACGTTTGTCGAGGACATCGATGATCTCGATCCGGCCAGGGCGGAGCTGCGGCCCCTGGCCGAAAAAGTCTGGCGCTATTGCGAGGCGCACGACATCAAAGGAAAGACGGTAACCGTCAAAATCAAATATTCAGATTTCAGCCAGGCGACACGCAGCAGGACCGTGGCAGGATACGTGTCGGACATCGACATGATCCTCGGGATAGCGGAGCCCCTGCTCACTTCAGTATTCCCGTTCAAACATCCGGTGCGGCTGCTTGGGATCACCCTGTCATCGCTGAACACCGAAGAAAGCGAGCAGACACCGCAGCTCGCGCTCGAACTCTGA
- a CDS encoding ester cyclase → MNDHKKAIVRKLIEEVQVGGNYAVFDALMHPDFIDHTPTPGFASDRDSVRAFYRAFHASFSEPVCEIDFQTAEGDLVTTRKIYSVTHTGAFNGIPPTGRRITFDVIDVLKVEGEFITAHWGILNLMKIVAQIS, encoded by the coding sequence ATGAACGACCATAAAAAGGCGATTGTCAGAAAACTCATTGAAGAGGTTCAAGTCGGCGGCAATTACGCCGTCTTCGATGCCCTGATGCATCCTGATTTCATCGACCACACGCCCACGCCCGGCTTCGCATCGGATCGGGACAGCGTGCGGGCATTCTACCGCGCCTTCCACGCCTCCTTCTCCGAACCGGTCTGCGAGATCGATTTTCAGACCGCCGAAGGCGACCTCGTCACCACCCGCAAGATCTATTCCGTTACCCACACTGGCGCCTTTAACGGCATTCCACCAACCGGACGGCGCATAACATTCGACGTTATCGATGTGCTGAAGGTCGAAGGCGAGTTCATTACCGCGCATTGGGGCATTCTAAACCTCATGAAAATCGTCGCGCAAATAAGCTGA
- a CDS encoding nitroreductase family protein: MDVKTISRTADHPIEDFFLDRWSPRAFTEETISEQELLGVLEAARWAPSGLNAQPWRFIYSFRGETQFDGVIAALWEGNRVWAQHAAALIVITTKTTLIPPGSDAEVPNPGHTFDAGTAWGYLALQAHLKGWSTHAMGGIDPIKTAEAVNMPEGYAMQVVIAIGRRASSDQLPEALRGRETPSPRRPVNTSAFHGTFPL; encoded by the coding sequence ATGGATGTAAAGACAATCTCCCGTACAGCGGACCACCCGATCGAAGATTTCTTCCTGGATCGTTGGTCTCCGCGCGCCTTCACCGAAGAGACAATTTCCGAACAGGAGCTTCTCGGCGTGTTGGAGGCGGCGCGCTGGGCACCCTCCGGCCTGAACGCCCAACCCTGGCGCTTTATTTACAGCTTTCGTGGAGAAACCCAATTTGATGGGGTCATCGCGGCGCTCTGGGAAGGAAACCGGGTCTGGGCGCAACATGCGGCGGCGCTGATCGTCATCACCACAAAGACAACTCTCATTCCACCGGGCAGCGATGCGGAGGTTCCCAATCCCGGCCACACTTTCGACGCGGGAACAGCTTGGGGCTATCTCGCGCTCCAGGCCCATCTGAAGGGCTGGTCCACCCATGCCATGGGCGGCATTGACCCGATAAAGACCGCCGAAGCGGTAAATATGCCCGAGGGATATGCCATGCAGGTGGTCATCGCGATTGGACGACGCGCAAGTTCCGACCAGCTTCCCGAGGCGCTGCGCGGACGCGAGACACCAAGCCCGCGCCGCCCTGTCAACACCTCCGCTTTCCACGGCACATTTCCCCTTTGA
- a CDS encoding winged helix-turn-helix transcriptional regulator: METLENNLENCPIRDVLHRVSDRWSMLIALHLEGGTLRFSELKRCIPDISQRMLSQTLRRLELDGLVERRVYPVVPQRVEYDLTPLGRSLLVPFHLMKNWAEANHATIRKSRSSGRDRQKKSAFGE, from the coding sequence ATGGAAACTCTGGAAAACAACCTGGAAAATTGCCCCATACGCGATGTGCTTCACCGCGTATCCGACCGCTGGAGCATGCTGATCGCTCTGCACCTCGAAGGGGGGACGCTGCGGTTTTCAGAGCTCAAGCGATGCATTCCCGATATTTCTCAGCGGATGCTGTCGCAGACGCTTCGGCGACTGGAACTGGATGGCCTTGTCGAACGCCGGGTCTATCCGGTTGTCCCGCAGCGGGTGGAATATGACCTCACACCACTTGGGCGTTCCTTGTTGGTGCCGTTTCATCTGATGAAAAATTGGGCCGAGGCCAATCATGCAACGATCCGTAAATCCAGATCATCGGGACGTGATCGCCAAAAAAAATCGGCTTTTGGTGAATAG